One segment of Bacteroides caecimuris DNA contains the following:
- a CDS encoding alpha-N-arabinofuranosidase — MKAKLLASTVFLAASVSLSAQKSATITVHADQGKEIIPKEIYGQFAEHLGSCIYGGLWVGENSDIPNIKGYRTDVFNALKDLSVPVLRWPGGCFADEYHWMDGIGPKENRPKMVNNNWGGTIEDNSFGTHEFLNLCEMLGCEPYVSGNVGSGTVEELAKWVEYMTSDGDSPMANLRRKNGRDKAWKVKYLGVGNESWGCGGSMRPEYYADLYRRYSTYCRNYDGNRLFKIASGASDYDYNWTDVLMNRIGHRMEGLSLHYYTVTGWSGSKTSATQFNKDDYYWTMGKCLEVEDVLKKHCAIMDKYDKDKKIALLLDEWGTWWDEEPGTIRGHLYQQNTLRDAFVASLSLDVFHKYTDRLKMANIAQIVNVLQSMILTKDKEMVLTPTYYVFKMYKVHQDATYLPIELNCEKMNVRDNRTVPMVSATASKDKNGVIHISLSNVNADEAQEITVNLGDTKSKKAVGEILTSAKLTDYNSFENPDIVKPAPFKEVKINKGTMKVKLPAKSIVTLELQ, encoded by the coding sequence ATGAAAGCAAAACTATTAGCCAGCACGGTCTTTCTGGCAGCATCGGTATCTCTTTCCGCACAGAAGAGTGCTACCATCACCGTACACGCCGATCAAGGCAAAGAAATCATCCCGAAAGAAATCTACGGCCAGTTTGCCGAACACCTAGGTTCATGCATCTATGGTGGTCTTTGGGTAGGCGAAAACTCGGATATTCCTAATATCAAAGGATATCGCACAGATGTATTCAATGCACTGAAAGACTTGTCCGTTCCCGTTCTTCGCTGGCCGGGCGGATGCTTTGCCGATGAATACCACTGGATGGACGGCATTGGTCCGAAAGAGAACCGTCCGAAGATGGTGAACAACAACTGGGGCGGTACCATTGAAGACAACAGTTTCGGAACGCACGAGTTTTTGAATCTTTGCGAAATGCTGGGATGCGAACCATACGTGAGTGGAAATGTAGGTAGCGGCACAGTGGAAGAGCTTGCCAAATGGGTGGAATATATGACTTCTGACGGAGACTCTCCTATGGCCAACCTTCGCCGTAAGAATGGTCGCGACAAAGCATGGAAAGTAAAATACCTCGGTGTAGGTAATGAAAGCTGGGGATGCGGTGGCAGCATGCGTCCGGAATATTACGCAGATTTATACCGTCGTTATTCCACCTATTGCCGTAACTATGACGGCAACCGTCTGTTCAAAATCGCCAGTGGCGCCAGTGACTATGATTACAACTGGACAGATGTATTGATGAACCGCATAGGACATCGTATGGAAGGTCTTTCCCTGCACTACTATACAGTAACGGGATGGAGCGGCAGTAAAACATCCGCAACCCAGTTCAATAAGGACGATTATTACTGGACAATGGGCAAATGCCTTGAGGTGGAAGACGTGCTAAAGAAACATTGCGCCATCATGGACAAATATGATAAGGACAAGAAAATCGCCCTCTTGCTTGACGAATGGGGAACTTGGTGGGATGAAGAACCGGGAACTATCCGCGGACACCTTTATCAGCAAAACACACTACGTGACGCTTTCGTTGCCTCTCTGAGCCTTGACGTATTCCACAAATACACTGACCGCCTGAAGATGGCAAACATCGCACAGATAGTCAACGTACTCCAATCCATGATTCTGACAAAAGACAAAGAGATGGTGCTCACTCCTACTTATTACGTCTTCAAAATGTACAAAGTACACCAAGATGCCACTTATCTCCCAATCGAGCTGAACTGTGAAAAGATGAACGTACGCGACAACCGCACTGTGCCTATGGTGAGCGCAACCGCATCAAAAGACAAAAACGGAGTTATCCATATTTCCCTCTCGAATGTGAACGCTGACGAAGCACAGGAAATAACCGTCAACCTCGGGGATACAAAATCGAAAAAAGCTGTCGGAGAAATCCTGACCTCAGCCAAACTGACCGATTACAATTCTTTTGAGAATCCTGATATTGTAAAACCGGCACCTTTCAAAGAGGTAAAAATCAATAAAGGTACAATGAAGGTAAAACTTCCCGCTAAGTCTATTGTTACTTTAGAGTTACAGTAA